In one window of Flavobacterium ginsengisoli DNA:
- a CDS encoding alpha/beta hydrolase, with protein MKKVYLLFLLISFSSFAQKTFDNIKSEKLGEERRITIGLPASYETNKDKKYPVLYLLDGDYLFDPFSGAVSYGTYWDDIPEMIIIGIHQNKDGERYDDSTIDQNEGLPFEKGAKFFEFIGAELVPYIEKNIAPHLLGLLQVTM; from the coding sequence CGTTTGCCCAAAAAACGTTCGACAACATTAAATCGGAGAAACTCGGAGAAGAACGCAGAATTACAATTGGACTTCCTGCTTCTTACGAAACCAATAAAGACAAAAAATATCCGGTTCTATATTTATTGGATGGAGATTATTTATTTGATCCCTTTTCAGGAGCCGTTAGTTACGGAACTTATTGGGATGACATTCCAGAAATGATTATCATCGGAATTCATCAAAATAAAGATGGAGAGCGTTATGACGACTCAACAATTGATCAAAATGAAGGTCTTCCGTTTGAAAAAGGCGCAAAATTTTTCGAATTCATCGGAGCTGAGTTAGTGCCATATATTGAAAAAAATATCGCACCTCACCTTTTAGGCTTATTGCAGGTCACGATGTAA